The following proteins come from a genomic window of Drosophila sulfurigaster albostrigata strain 15112-1811.04 chromosome X, ASM2355843v2, whole genome shotgun sequence:
- the LOC133848915 gene encoding uncharacterized protein LOC133848915 isoform X2, whose translation MDIFGTPTEIKISVMKAIAELQNPASDIFVYDKKICDHVEYDETDKKLLVKQTLFDLTFLGVLARTGSSFALRQNLIVQVPSENLKRAFELKQKKKVLGNVNSKVKYTNHKKKQNFEDKEKIETEIDSLFAFYFEEFKNIKTINNPESSKARTPSRLGSTGLDDDNIILHVSAPINDQTSKPMENVVENVQSKRKITMAKEIGNFKAMKKSYSCPELNFLFALKNIGDNPNVYVSKRGSILGSLGLKKANNIMSINALKDQEYSSRWKFTDPLVI comes from the exons ATGGACATCTTCGGAACACCCACCGAAATCAAGATTAGTGTTATGAAGGCGATCGCTGAACTACAGAACCCAGCTTCTGATATTTTTGTGTACGATAAGAAGATCTGCGATCATGTGGAGTACGACGAAACTGATAAAAAGTTACTTGTTAAGCAGACTCTATTTGATTTAACTTTTTTGGGAGTATTAGCGCGAACTGGATCGTCGTTTGCCTTGCGTCAAAATTTAATCGTACAAGTTCCATCGGAG AATCTTAAACGTGCCTTTGAActgaaacaaaagaaaaaagttttgGGAAATGTGAACTCAAAGGTTAAATACACAAatcacaaaaagaaacaaaattttgaagaTAAAGAGAAAATAGAAACAGAAATAGATTCGCTATTTGCCTTCTATTTTGAAGAATTTAAGAACatcaaaactataaataatcCAGAGAGCTCTAAAGCAAGAACTCCTTCGAGACTTGGGTCGACAGGACTGGACGATGATAACATTATTTTACATGTCAGTGCACCTATCAATGATCAGACCTCTAAACCAATGGAGAATGTGGTAGAAAATGTGCAATCAAAGCGTAAAATTACAATGGCTAAAGAGATAGGTAATTTTAAAGCCATGAAAAAAAGTTATTCCTGTCCAGAactcaattttttgtttgctttgaaaAATATAGGAGATAATCCAAATGTGTATGTATCAAAAC GTGGATCGATATTAGGATCACTTGGActgaaaaaagcaaacaatattATGTCAATAAATGCCCTTAAGGATCAAGAGTACTCCAGTCGTTGGAAATTTACAGATccattagttatttaa
- the LOC133848915 gene encoding uncharacterized protein LOC133848915 isoform X1 — MDIFGTPTEIKISVMKAIAELQNPASDIFVYDKKICDHVEYDETDKKLLVKQTLFDLTFLGVLARTGSSFALRQNLIVQVPSENLKRAFELKQKKKVLGNVNSKVKYTNHKKKQNFEDKEKIETEIDSLFAFYFEEFKNIKTINNPESSKARTPSRLGSTGLDDDNIILHVSAPINDQTSKPMENVVENVQSKRKITMAKEIGNFKAMKKSYSCPELNFLFALKNIGDNPNVYVSKRGSILAPSGPIAIPSIDRRNQNKNLKRRLELNQYYAAKKKRYAEIPENPEINTGPEDTTKMLPPNALLEEQVLGNVKSKVKYTNHKKKRNFEDKKKTYSPEKIDSLFAYYFEKYKNIKTINNPENSEERTLESTGLDDDNIILHVSAPINDQTSKPMENVVKNVQSKRKIRMAKEIGNFKAMKKSYSCPELNFLYI, encoded by the exons ATGGACATCTTCGGAACACCCACCGAAATCAAGATTAGTGTTATGAAGGCGATCGCTGAACTACAGAACCCAGCTTCTGATATTTTTGTGTACGATAAGAAGATCTGCGATCATGTGGAGTACGACGAAACTGATAAAAAGTTACTTGTTAAGCAGACTCTATTTGATTTAACTTTTTTGGGAGTATTAGCGCGAACTGGATCGTCGTTTGCCTTGCGTCAAAATTTAATCGTACAAGTTCCATCGGAG AATCTTAAACGTGCCTTTGAActgaaacaaaagaaaaaagttttgGGAAATGTGAACTCAAAGGTTAAATACACAAatcacaaaaagaaacaaaattttgaagaTAAAGAGAAAATAGAAACAGAAATAGATTCGCTATTTGCCTTCTATTTTGAAGAATTTAAGAACatcaaaactataaataatcCAGAGAGCTCTAAAGCAAGAACTCCTTCGAGACTTGGGTCGACAGGACTGGACGATGATAACATTATTTTACATGTCAGTGCACCTATCAATGATCAGACCTCTAAACCAATGGAGAATGTGGTAGAAAATGTGCAATCAAAGCGTAAAATTACAATGGCTAAAGAGATAGGTAATTTTAAAGCCATGAAAAAAAGTTATTCCTGTCCAGAactcaattttttgtttgctttgaaaAATATAGGAGATAATCCAAATGTGTATGTATCAAAACGTGGATCGATACTCGCTCCATCGGGACCGATTGCAATACCATCGATCGACCGTCGAAACCAAAATAAG AATCTTAAACGTCGCCTTGAACTGAATCAATATTATGCagctaaaaagaaaagatatgCCGAAATTCCTGAAAACCCTGAAATAAATACAGGACCGGAGGATACAACCAAAATGTTGCCACCTAATGCTCTTCTTGAGGAGCAAGTTTTGGGAAATGTGAAATCAAAGGTCAAATACACAAATcacaaaaagaaacgaaattttgaagataaaaagaaaacatattcCCCCGAAAAAATAGATTCGCTTTTTGCCTactattttgaaaaatataagaacatcaaaactataaataatcCAGAGAACTCTGAAGAAAGAACTCTTGAGTCGACAGGACTGGACGATGATAACATTATTTTACATGTCAGTGCACCTATCAATGATCAGACCTCTAAACCAATGGAGAATGTGGTAAAAAATGTGCAATCAAAGCGTAAAATTAGAATGGCTAAAGAGATAGGTAATTTTAAAGCCATGAAAAAAAGTTATTCCTGTCCAGAActcaattttttgtatatatag